In Chitinophaga sp. HK235, a single window of DNA contains:
- a CDS encoding GlxA family transcriptional regulator has product MSHAKKLIVIVPMEGTSLLDVAGPCDVFSQASKILQSDPLREDEGYEILLASPADSGHLKTGSGVELVCPVAATDLDRPIDTLLIAGLGKEFLENRHHDFYEWLHKIYPSLRRIGSVCIGAYALARAGILNGRRATTHWQYSQDFQEQHPAVKVDTNPFYTRDGNVYTSGGLASGIDLALALLEEDYGREMAAQVAKKMVIYLKRPGYQSQFGELLDNHQLANTMAGRLRPWMLQELNKDLSVERLAEHMNMSPRNFARVFLRESGLTPAKYVEKLRVETARKYLEESDFSMEQIAEKCGLGGMVSMRRVFLRHLSVSPSDYRRTFRTALYA; this is encoded by the coding sequence ATGTCTCATGCAAAGAAGCTGATAGTGATTGTACCGATGGAAGGTACGTCCCTGCTGGATGTAGCGGGGCCCTGTGATGTGTTTTCACAGGCCAGCAAGATACTTCAGAGTGATCCCCTGCGCGAAGATGAAGGGTATGAAATACTGCTGGCATCGCCGGCAGATAGTGGTCATCTGAAAACGGGGAGTGGTGTGGAGCTGGTATGTCCGGTAGCAGCCACCGACCTGGACCGTCCGATTGATACTTTGCTGATTGCCGGCCTCGGGAAGGAATTCCTGGAGAATCGCCACCATGATTTTTACGAATGGTTACATAAGATATATCCCAGCCTGCGTCGCATAGGCTCTGTATGCATCGGAGCCTATGCGCTGGCAAGGGCCGGGATTCTGAACGGCCGGCGTGCCACGACCCACTGGCAGTACAGTCAGGACTTTCAGGAACAGCACCCTGCTGTAAAGGTAGATACCAACCCTTTTTATACCCGTGACGGGAACGTATATACGTCGGGCGGGCTTGCCTCTGGTATTGATCTGGCACTGGCGCTGCTGGAAGAAGATTATGGCCGGGAAATGGCTGCGCAGGTAGCAAAAAAAATGGTCATCTACCTGAAAAGACCTGGTTATCAATCACAATTCGGGGAGCTGCTGGACAATCACCAGCTGGCGAATACCATGGCCGGCAGGCTGCGTCCCTGGATGCTGCAGGAGCTGAACAAAGACCTGAGCGTAGAACGCCTGGCCGAACATATGAATATGAGTCCCCGCAATTTTGCCCGCGTTTTCCTGCGGGAAAGCGGCCTTACCCCCGCCAAATATGTAGAAAAGCTACGGGTGGAAACAGCCCGTAAATACCTCGAAGAAAGCGACTTCAGTATGGAACAGATCGCAGAAAAATGTGGCCTTGGCGGTATGGTTTCCATGCGACGGGTATTTCTCAGACATCTCTCCGTTTCCCCCAGTGATTATCGCCGCACTTTCCGTACTGCCCTGTATGCTTAG
- a CDS encoding ATP-binding protein: MFQALLRSIKSLTQAGTTGLSEEDSKNVRIINTVSLFTAILAISISALLYYHTRLLGILIPAQLEGISFLILVWLNKKGVYRLARLGVLFIFCVTALYFDIILGQNINLALICVFLFCLTLLVYNDPKERLMGIFITVLTLFFMELNFYKSFFQPYQLSISNQFFLRWTALTCFLSFNAIVILYYVKDRKMWYDKLKSYSASLEDMVQQLKAANQAKRVYLRETNHEIRTPLNAIFGIGQLLETKLANYDGSTTSLCEIQELVTHLNSSSIFAKNIVNNVLELSRIESGIKENVHNVYFHTAIWIRELVQMHYYLARSQKVKLELIMDESSLPKKLFTDKIKLTQIVTNILSNAIKYSQEDGKVTIQLYQEDNDFFIVIEDQGKGISPEQQVTIFEPFVTAGNGFIEGTGLGLYISRQLALMLNGNLELRSEEGKGSVFTISLNNIQTDASPDKSTQPTEVLCDLNRKRVLVIDDDSMSRMILSKYLREAGCELYEAADGKDGLSKARSERPDFIVLDTQMPIMDGRETLKNIRRDRNISHIPVIITSADSFMESRNEMMAAGASEFIPKPIEFRALHQVLSRIIQ, from the coding sequence ATGTTCCAGGCGTTACTGAGAAGTATTAAATCGCTCACCCAGGCGGGTACGACAGGTCTGTCAGAAGAAGACAGTAAAAATGTCCGTATCATCAACACGGTATCCCTGTTTACCGCTATATTAGCTATCAGCATAAGTGCTCTATTATATTATCATACTCGATTACTTGGTATACTTATACCTGCTCAACTTGAAGGTATCAGCTTTCTGATACTTGTCTGGCTGAACAAAAAAGGGGTTTATAGACTTGCCAGGTTGGGAGTGCTCTTCATTTTTTGTGTAACTGCTTTATACTTCGACATCATATTGGGACAGAATATCAACCTGGCATTGATATGTGTATTTTTGTTCTGTCTTACTTTGCTGGTATATAACGATCCCAAAGAGCGTCTGATGGGCATATTTATTACTGTGCTGACCTTGTTCTTTATGGAGTTGAACTTCTATAAAAGTTTCTTCCAGCCTTATCAGTTATCAATCAGCAATCAGTTTTTTTTAAGATGGACAGCTCTGACCTGTTTTCTTTCTTTTAATGCAATCGTAATTCTCTATTACGTGAAAGATAGAAAAATGTGGTATGACAAGTTGAAAAGCTATTCCGCTTCACTGGAAGACATGGTACAGCAACTGAAAGCTGCCAATCAGGCGAAACGTGTTTATCTCCGCGAAACAAACCACGAAATCCGCACCCCGTTAAATGCAATTTTCGGTATCGGACAATTATTGGAAACCAAACTAGCCAACTATGATGGTAGTACAACCAGTTTATGCGAAATACAAGAACTGGTTACTCACCTGAATTCATCCAGTATTTTTGCAAAAAATATTGTCAACAATGTGTTGGAGTTAAGCAGAATCGAATCTGGTATAAAAGAAAATGTACACAATGTTTACTTCCACACAGCCATCTGGATCAGAGAACTGGTACAAATGCATTATTATCTGGCCCGGTCGCAGAAAGTAAAACTGGAGCTAATCATGGACGAATCCAGCTTACCCAAAAAACTATTTACTGATAAGATTAAACTTACTCAGATCGTCACCAATATATTATCCAACGCTATTAAATATTCTCAGGAAGATGGGAAGGTAACGATTCAATTATACCAGGAAGACAATGATTTCTTTATCGTTATCGAAGACCAGGGAAAAGGCATTAGCCCCGAACAACAGGTTACTATATTTGAGCCATTTGTTACTGCTGGTAATGGTTTTATAGAAGGTACGGGACTTGGTCTTTATATTTCAAGACAACTGGCATTAATGCTGAATGGTAACCTGGAATTAAGAAGTGAAGAAGGAAAAGGTTCTGTCTTTACCATCAGCCTAAACAATATACAAACCGATGCATCACCGGATAAATCCACTCAGCCCACCGAAGTGTTGTGTGATCTCAACCGTAAGCGTGTACTGGTAATTGATGATGATAGCATGTCACGGATGATTTTATCCAAATATCTGAGAGAAGCTGGTTGTGAATTATATGAAGCCGCTGATGGAAAAGATGGGTTAAGCAAAGCCAGGAGTGAAAGGCCGGATTTTATTGTCCTGGACACACAGATGCCAATCATGGATGGTAGAGAGACATTGAAGAATATCCGTCGTGATAGAAATATCAGTCACATCCCCGTCATTATTACATCAGCAGATAGCTTTATGGAATCCCGTAATGAAATGATGGCAGCAGGAGCTTCTGAATTTATACCCAAACCCATCGAATTCCGGGCCCTGCATCAGGTTTTGAGCAGGATCATACAGTAA
- a CDS encoding DUF6493 family protein: MTHQEELEQLLTMERDQDIIPFLQKLSPEERKTLRPALSKLVTFYTELVPVANNSWRTRLTIRQSAMLTIATFVCYDKKAFQATSFHFTLFRENLLEQIVSWYVPDWFNEWMQEMAEKEILPGDVKYTALMELHAGGFLTLTPQLITNRLPAAIFVYEGKRTHYSPDALFQYPETMSEHFWYLFEYPSNIHFSDRWQNVANKKSITEEPNWKGLILRYTGDGTIDRMRVLAECLNTANRGFNKLLTGWFLDLLISLKPTQDELLQLQPLLLLTLDSPQSKAVNTALSYLKILSAEKKFDHQAFFDHLPQVIAMDKKSMLVTTIQILEKAGKQHPEIKERACIELCQAFLSKDEDTQAKAAKLILQWGDKTSAALKEQLGQYSSSMLTSTRNSLQDFMDNDMQEDTIAAEVITEQLPLIGEHNRIGAEDLVFFASQAFENNAPHHIDLLPAMLLSAQGTITTDVLLQLEPAFQRAAVVFKRPPGTAGQLDVAMSLFFLNYGKCMADTNADYTARLNEIKQSQHWWRMRRELPDLAHWKTSRTENGIYIPHRKLMVLALDKIKQGDTLPLLSTPTHQPAWIDPVILVQRLQQYQQQQAVPDMLDLQVAISRCALQDTSDALALVKQLPEDEYKRLLLFLLDAEALPQGPLTLEAAWMQVGLVKAPETVYDAFAGFSYNRLPGELLTGCFKWETGKKPYRAYGEYNIKTHEYDRYWSEETVMDITFPEAEILNGPSPLLQEYLNGVGKYMSVSITDVARILLLMPHHPDIFLARIMASCQRSSGYYEVQETSIVMQGIQMLHELDIPVSDIMYLFVALCMLHGDKTVRNYAAEYWNSRISGRISSQRLGQTIGLQQRVAWAPLKRLTDLLSANMQISRQHNEALEVLLTACLECFEETPVKDLKKLLEVYNEVLALNGSSISSPVIASLLAAWEGNATLKKTAKQLQQLVTKE; this comes from the coding sequence ATGACACACCAGGAAGAACTGGAGCAGCTTTTGACCATGGAAAGGGACCAGGATATAATACCTTTTCTGCAGAAATTATCGCCGGAAGAAAGGAAGACGTTAAGACCTGCCTTATCCAAACTAGTGACCTTTTACACAGAACTAGTTCCAGTAGCCAACAATAGCTGGCGTACCAGATTAACCATACGTCAGTCTGCCATGCTGACTATCGCGACTTTCGTTTGTTATGATAAAAAAGCTTTCCAGGCAACCTCTTTCCACTTTACGCTTTTCCGGGAAAACCTGCTGGAACAAATAGTTTCCTGGTATGTGCCCGACTGGTTCAATGAATGGATGCAGGAAATGGCTGAAAAAGAAATACTGCCGGGAGATGTGAAATATACTGCACTGATGGAACTGCATGCTGGCGGGTTTCTAACGCTGACACCTCAACTGATCACCAACAGATTGCCTGCGGCCATCTTTGTATATGAAGGTAAAAGAACACATTACAGCCCCGACGCTTTGTTTCAATATCCGGAAACAATGTCCGAACATTTCTGGTATCTCTTTGAATATCCATCCAATATACATTTCAGCGATCGGTGGCAGAATGTTGCCAATAAAAAAAGTATAACAGAAGAGCCTAACTGGAAAGGACTTATCCTGCGGTATACCGGTGATGGAACAATCGACCGCATGCGCGTGCTGGCGGAATGCCTGAACACCGCCAACAGAGGCTTTAACAAGTTGCTGACAGGATGGTTTCTGGACCTGTTGATATCACTGAAACCCACTCAGGACGAACTACTACAGTTACAACCGTTGTTACTCCTGACCCTGGACTCGCCTCAAAGCAAGGCGGTGAACACAGCCCTGAGCTATCTCAAAATATTATCTGCTGAAAAAAAATTCGATCATCAGGCCTTCTTTGATCATCTTCCGCAGGTGATTGCTATGGATAAAAAATCCATGCTTGTCACCACTATTCAGATATTGGAAAAAGCCGGCAAACAACATCCGGAGATAAAGGAGCGGGCCTGTATAGAGCTTTGCCAGGCTTTTCTTTCCAAAGACGAAGATACGCAGGCGAAAGCTGCCAAACTGATATTACAATGGGGCGATAAAACATCAGCAGCTTTAAAAGAGCAGCTGGGCCAATACAGCAGCAGTATGCTGACAAGTACCCGCAACTCCCTGCAGGACTTTATGGACAATGATATGCAGGAAGATACGATTGCCGCGGAAGTGATAACGGAACAATTACCGCTTATCGGAGAACATAACCGCATTGGAGCAGAAGACCTGGTATTCTTTGCCAGTCAGGCTTTTGAAAACAACGCCCCTCATCATATCGATCTGTTGCCGGCCATGTTGTTGTCTGCACAGGGAACTATCACAACAGACGTGTTGCTGCAGCTGGAACCGGCTTTCCAACGGGCTGCCGTTGTTTTTAAACGTCCGCCGGGTACTGCCGGTCAGCTGGACGTGGCCATGTCACTCTTTTTCCTTAACTACGGCAAATGCATGGCCGATACTAACGCAGACTATACCGCACGGCTAAACGAAATTAAACAATCGCAGCACTGGTGGCGTATGCGTCGTGAACTGCCCGACCTGGCACATTGGAAAACTTCCCGTACAGAGAACGGCATCTATATACCCCATCGGAAACTGATGGTGCTGGCGCTGGACAAAATAAAGCAGGGAGATACTTTGCCTTTGTTGTCTACTCCTACCCATCAACCGGCATGGATAGATCCTGTAATACTGGTGCAGCGGTTGCAGCAATACCAGCAACAGCAGGCAGTGCCTGATATGCTGGACCTGCAGGTAGCTATTTCCCGTTGTGCTTTGCAGGACACCAGCGATGCGCTGGCCCTTGTAAAACAACTGCCGGAAGATGAATATAAACGGCTGCTGCTGTTTTTACTGGATGCGGAGGCCCTGCCTCAAGGTCCGTTAACGCTGGAGGCGGCATGGATGCAGGTCGGTCTTGTCAAAGCTCCGGAAACCGTTTACGATGCTTTTGCCGGTTTTTCGTATAACCGCTTGCCGGGAGAGCTGCTGACTGGCTGCTTTAAATGGGAGACCGGGAAAAAGCCCTACAGGGCATATGGCGAATATAACATCAAGACCCATGAGTATGATCGTTATTGGTCAGAAGAAACCGTGATGGATATAACTTTTCCTGAAGCTGAAATACTGAATGGCCCTTCGCCATTGCTGCAGGAATATCTGAACGGTGTAGGTAAATACATGTCTGTTTCCATTACTGATGTGGCCCGTATTTTACTCCTGATGCCGCATCATCCGGATATATTCCTTGCCCGGATTATGGCGTCCTGTCAACGTTCTTCCGGTTATTATGAGGTACAGGAGACCAGTATAGTGATGCAGGGCATTCAGATGTTGCATGAATTGGACATTCCTGTGTCTGATATCATGTATCTGTTTGTGGCCCTTTGTATGTTGCATGGTGACAAGACCGTACGGAACTACGCGGCCGAATACTGGAACAGCCGCATCTCCGGCCGGATCAGCAGTCAGCGCCTGGGGCAGACAATAGGCCTGCAGCAGCGGGTGGCATGGGCACCACTAAAGCGGTTGACAGACCTGCTCAGCGCCAATATGCAGATCAGCCGGCAGCATAATGAAGCACTGGAAGTATTGCTGACAGCCTGTCTGGAGTGTTTTGAAGAAACGCCGGTAAAAGACCTGAAGAAACTGCTGGAAGTGTATAACGAGGTGCTGGCTTTGAACGGCAGCAGTATCAGCAGCCCGGTGATTGCTTCGCTGCTGGCCGCATGGGAGGGCAATGCTACGCTGAAGAAGACTGCCAAACAACTGCAGCAGCTGGTTACAAAGGAATAG
- a CDS encoding SWIM zinc finger family protein, with the protein MSDVITYRYPVPSVLHTGAAPGLFLAGYSEIEKTAAPSFFQGTLEQPYITARCLITLANVVRSGFTLTPAQAAFTKDPIVTAGASKLRFEGFSQCAGVYARVDVLPGGHNGSFPANGTVNVDFNQPMINALGAIGRNDTMQLTVGAREISLQDQEGGMVTEKKVPLPIKWIKGLTTVQLFLAASDQRYTFNKVQLRQLFQGLPNGTVKADYYLMVRNNKPVLSPVKNAQAICIGGVHRLRLLEPLLPLADELQVFAHPDMQSTTWQLVFGNVRFSLSLSREAWRGFSGEGAALDALIADVPDHLIAALDKYGYANQEFNATLLAIKEQVSFEQIDQLTARLAAMGLLGYDPDNNHYFYRRLPFKLNRILSLNPRMKEAEQLLAEDKVAIIYQQYDKVEARVAGSGVTHTVTLDGDNARCTCTWFARHQGERGPCKHILAVRKKAN; encoded by the coding sequence ATGTCCGACGTGATTACGTACCGTTACCCAGTCCCTTCTGTACTCCATACCGGCGCTGCCCCCGGACTTTTCCTGGCAGGATACAGTGAAATTGAAAAAACGGCCGCGCCTTCGTTTTTCCAGGGAACCCTTGAACAGCCTTATATTACGGCGCGTTGCCTGATAACACTGGCCAATGTGGTGCGATCGGGTTTTACGCTGACGCCTGCGCAGGCGGCCTTTACAAAAGATCCGATTGTGACAGCCGGAGCCAGCAAACTGCGGTTTGAAGGTTTCTCCCAGTGTGCGGGCGTATATGCGCGGGTGGATGTGCTGCCGGGCGGCCATAACGGCTCTTTTCCGGCCAATGGCACGGTGAACGTGGATTTTAATCAGCCGATGATAAACGCGTTGGGAGCTATCGGCCGTAATGATACCATGCAGCTCACGGTGGGAGCCCGGGAAATCAGCCTGCAGGACCAGGAAGGAGGAATGGTCACCGAAAAGAAAGTACCCCTGCCTATAAAATGGATCAAAGGGTTGACCACTGTGCAACTCTTCCTGGCGGCATCCGACCAGCGATATACCTTCAATAAAGTGCAGCTGCGGCAGCTGTTTCAGGGACTGCCCAACGGCACCGTGAAAGCAGATTATTACCTGATGGTACGCAATAATAAACCTGTGCTTTCCCCGGTAAAAAACGCGCAGGCCATCTGTATCGGAGGGGTACACCGGCTTCGGTTGCTGGAGCCGTTGTTGCCGCTGGCAGATGAGCTGCAGGTATTTGCTCATCCTGATATGCAAAGTACCACCTGGCAGCTGGTTTTCGGGAATGTCCGGTTTAGTCTGAGCCTGTCGCGTGAGGCCTGGCGCGGCTTTTCAGGCGAAGGTGCCGCATTGGACGCGCTGATTGCGGATGTGCCGGACCACCTGATTGCCGCACTGGATAAATATGGTTATGCCAATCAGGAGTTTAATGCTACGCTACTGGCGATAAAGGAACAGGTCAGCTTTGAGCAGATAGACCAGCTAACGGCCAGATTGGCCGCTATGGGCCTGTTGGGATATGATCCCGACAATAACCATTATTTCTATCGCCGGCTGCCATTTAAACTCAACAGGATACTCAGTCTCAATCCCCGCATGAAAGAGGCTGAGCAGTTGCTGGCAGAAGATAAAGTAGCGATCATCTATCAACAGTACGATAAAGTGGAAGCACGGGTTGCCGGCTCCGGTGTCACGCATACGGTAACACTGGACGGCGACAACGCCCGCTGCACCTGTACCTGGTTTGCCCGCCACCAGGGAGAACGTGGCCCCTGTAAACATATTCTCGCTGTACGTAAAAAAGCCAATTGA
- the gap gene encoding type I glyceraldehyde-3-phosphate dehydrogenase: MKIAINGFGRIGRMTLRALQHKNTEVVAINDLMSADILAHLFKYDTAHGKYPGTVTHTNTHLIVDGKEILLTNEKDPANLPWKQLDVDMVIESTGRFTHRDQAQAHIRAGARKVLITAPASGGVKTIVVGVNDNIITAEDEILSTASCTTNCIAVPLFLLDKELGIESGFMSTVHAFTMDQMLQDGPHKDFRRARAATQSIIPTTTGAAKAIGDVLPDLKGKLDGVSYRVPVIDASIAELTLTVKKNTTAAAVNELLKQAAANDLKGILEYTEEPFVSADLLGNTHSSIIDGALTRVIGNLVKVVAWYDNEVGISNRIAELVTVDALDFADAPDTRR; the protein is encoded by the coding sequence ATGAAAATAGCTATCAACGGATTTGGCCGTATCGGAAGGATGACGTTACGGGCATTGCAACATAAAAACACAGAAGTAGTGGCCATCAATGACCTTATGTCTGCTGATATCCTGGCTCACCTTTTCAAATATGATACAGCACATGGTAAATACCCCGGTACTGTTACGCATACAAACACCCACCTGATCGTTGACGGAAAAGAGATCCTGCTTACTAATGAAAAAGATCCTGCCAACCTGCCCTGGAAACAACTGGACGTAGATATGGTCATTGAATCTACGGGCAGGTTCACCCATCGTGACCAGGCCCAGGCCCATATCCGCGCCGGCGCCCGCAAAGTGTTGATCACCGCGCCCGCTTCCGGAGGGGTAAAAACCATTGTGGTGGGTGTAAATGATAATATCATCACAGCGGAAGATGAAATTTTATCTACTGCTTCCTGTACCACCAACTGCATTGCCGTACCATTATTTCTGCTCGACAAAGAGCTGGGTATCGAATCCGGTTTTATGAGCACCGTACATGCTTTCACCATGGACCAAATGCTGCAGGACGGACCACATAAGGATTTCAGAAGAGCAAGAGCAGCCACTCAGTCTATCATCCCTACCACCACCGGCGCAGCCAAAGCTATCGGAGATGTATTACCAGACCTCAAAGGAAAGCTGGATGGAGTTTCCTATCGTGTGCCCGTGATAGATGCCTCTATTGCAGAGCTTACCCTCACTGTGAAAAAAAATACTACCGCAGCAGCTGTCAACGAATTGCTTAAACAGGCCGCAGCCAACGATTTGAAGGGCATACTGGAATATACCGAAGAACCTTTCGTTTCAGCAGATTTATTAGGCAATACACATTCCTCCATCATAGATGGTGCACTGACCAGAGTAATTGGTAACCTGGTGAAAGTGGTAGCCTGGTATGATAATGAAGTGGGGATATCTAACAGGATAGCGGAACTCGTAACCGTTGATGCACTTGATTTTGCTGATGCTCCTGATACACGGAGATAG